The Streptococcus sp. oral taxon 431 nucleotide sequence TCAGCTAGGTGCCGCTGGAGGAAAAGGAATTGCTAAATGGCTCAAGTCTAGCCCTGTTGAGGAGCGTTCTTTGATTGCTAGCGGAGCTGCTGCTGGACTTGCTGCAGCTTTTAATGCACCTATTGCAGGACTCCTATTTGTAGTAGAAGAAGTCTACCATCATTTTTCACGATTTTTCTGGGTTTCTACCTTGGCTGCTAGTCTAGTAGCAAACTTCATTTCTCTTCTTATCTTTGGCTTAACACCTGTACTTGATATGCCGGACAATATCCCTCTCATGAACTTGAGCCAATATTGGATTTATCTGGTGATGGGAATTTTTCTAGGACTCTCAGGTTTTCTCTATGAAAAAGCCGTTCTGAATGTCGGAAAAGTATATGATTGGATTGGGAAAAAGGTTCACATTGACAAAGCTTATCATCCAATTTTTGCTTTTATCCTGATTATTCCTGTGGGAATATTCCTACCTCAAATACTTGGTGGGGGCAATCAGGTTGTCTTATCCTTAACAGAACAAGATCATAGTTTCCAAATTCTCTTAGTTTACTTCATCATTCGTTTTATCTGGAGTATGATTAGTTACGGAAGTGGACTACCAGGTGGTATTTTCTTACCAATTTTAGCTTTAGGATCCTTACTTGGAGCTCTGGTCGGTGTTATTTGTGTCAATCTTGGCCTTGTTACCCAGCAGCAATTTCCTATCTTTGTGATTCTTGGAATGAGTGGGTATTTTGGGGCCATCTCAAAAGCACCTTTGACAGCTATGATTCTTGTGACTGAGATGGTCGGTGATATCCGCAATCTCATGCCTTTAGGGATGGTGACCCTAGTTGCCTATATTGTTATGGATCTGCTTAAAGGGGCGCCAGTCTATGAAGCCATGCTGGAGAAAATGTTACCAGAAACC carries:
- a CDS encoding ClC family H(+)/Cl(-) exchange transporter codes for the protein MEEQSEILSSKKEFAFASSTILAQVGRGIIVGLVVGLIVGSFRFLIEKGFHIVQGFYQDQENLIRNLLIILLFYILICLLSAKLTRSEKDIKGSGIPQVEAELKGLMSLNWWSVLWKKYILGILAIASGLMLGREGPSIQLGAAGGKGIAKWLKSSPVEERSLIASGAAAGLAAAFNAPIAGLLFVVEEVYHHFSRFFWVSTLAASLVANFISLLIFGLTPVLDMPDNIPLMNLSQYWIYLVMGIFLGLSGFLYEKAVLNVGKVYDWIGKKVHIDKAYHPIFAFILIIPVGIFLPQILGGGNQVVLSLTEQDHSFQILLVYFIIRFIWSMISYGSGLPGGIFLPILALGSLLGALVGVICVNLGLVTQQQFPIFVILGMSGYFGAISKAPLTAMILVTEMVGDIRNLMPLGMVTLVAYIVMDLLKGAPVYEAMLEKMLPETASDDGEVTLIEIPVSDKIAGKQVHELNLPHNVLITTQVHNGKSKTVNGSTRMYLGDMIHLVIPKSEIGKVKDLLL